One stretch of Armigeres subalbatus isolate Guangzhou_Male chromosome 2, GZ_Asu_2, whole genome shotgun sequence DNA includes these proteins:
- the LOC134210746 gene encoding uncharacterized protein LOC134210746, with translation MSLIKANYYDSPEGVNLQEKMVATNKYALAAGLGWSSIEVLMISKPKGVMPSLARYVYFTGPFMGMASAFTVGAYASTKLRGKDDTWNYVVGAFASGGVYGAWKRNVVTGLVAGLFFSIAGLVKKHSIDNNYELFPEIKNHATSGLNPNRYDFTLTQERERGWTTGK, from the exons ATGAGTCTAATAAAGGCAAACTATTATGACAGCCCCGAAGGCGTCAACCTGCAGGAGAAGATGGTGGCCACCAACAAATATGCCCTGGCTGCCGGTCTCGGTTGGTCCTCGATCGAAGTGCTGATGATTTCCAAACCGAAAGGGGTGATGCCATCGCTAGCTCGTTACGTCTACTTCACTGGTCCGTTCATGGGGATGGCTTCGGCGTTCACTGTTGGAGCCTACGCTTCCACAAAATTGCGCGGAAAGGATGACAC GTGGAACTATGTAGTCGGTGCTTTTGCTTCCGGTGGTGTGTACGGTGCCTGGAAGCGCAACGTCGTTACCGGTCTGGTTGCTGGGCTATTCTTCAGCATTGCAGGTCTCGTGAAGAAGCACTCGATCGACAACAATTATGAGTTATTCCCCGAAATCAAAAACCACGCCACCAGCGGTCTCAATCCTAATAGGTACGATTTCACCTTGACCCAGGAACGCGAACGAGGCTGGACTACCGGTAAGTAA